The Drosophila simulans strain w501 chromosome 3R, Prin_Dsim_3.1, whole genome shotgun sequence genome contains the following window.
AAGATACTCAAGTGATATTTTGTGGTCAGGCGGAGTCGGcggcagatgcagatacactTACGGTACGataagaaaatcaaatcaaaagtaaccgaaccaaaccaaaaaaccaaaagacaCAACTGATGAGAGAGACTTGCGCCCCTTTgagcttttaaaattaatgtagactatctatatgtatatgtccATAGTATGCATACGAATTGGCGCACTTGCTTATATTTGATATGAGTTTGTTAGTTAGATACATTCAGAGGTTGAGATGTCGAGGTCGCTGGCAAAATCGATGGGCCGCCAGGTGGAACGACCGATTTGAAGCAGGAAAGGGCTCTGAGTCCGCCTATATCAGTAGCTAATATGGTTATAACTTGTAACCGCTTCACAGACGAGCGACTTTCGTGAATAGTTATTATTCTATATGTTGTCCCCCCTGAATAATTGAGCGTTACAGGCATTATTGATGGATTGGTTAAACGATTGATTGTGTTGCGAGTTACATATACGATATGCAAGTAAGAACTAGAACCTGTATCAACAAATTATCGATTATACACtcaatatacataaatatatatatatatatataaaacatgtggaaaatccatttatttaactattgCTCCTTTTTGGGCTCTGAAGTCTCTGGCTTGTCGAGCAACTGGTTGATTCGTTCTTCAGTCAGCGGCTCCTTACTGTTGAACAGTTTCTCGATCTCGGCCCTCTCTTCCTCGCTAATATCCTTGGCATAGATTTTGGCCAGTTCCTCCAGGCGCTGCTGGTTCTTCTTCAGGTGTCCGGGTAGCCAGAAAATGGTCTGCACCATTCTACAAGAAATAATTGTTACTATGAGGTACCAGGTAATATGATCACATTACAAATTtgaacattaaatatttagaaataaataGCTTAGTTAATGTCCTTACTTCAGAAGTACAAATCCGCAAATGGCCAGTAAAAGACACATTCCCGATGTCTTAAACATGGTCCAATAGTCCACCGTAACTTGTTGGTGTTTCATTTTGGAAATCCTTTGAAAATGAGCTCCACTCGAGACTGAATTATGGCTCGGACTGTCATAAGTGCGATATGGTAATATGCCTGCGGGCCAAGATTGCTAATGTTATGGTCACGTCGTCAGGGGCAGCCGGTTCGGCAGATACGTGTATTATACGCCATCGGCAGACCAATCATGTGTGGCCTCTATAAATCGATATCACACAAGCCCTGATTTTGATGTCCCGGCTACAAAGTGGGGATAAAGTGCTAACTGGGCCATATAAGGATTAAAGTGCgcacatgttgctgctgcatgttgccGACGGCActagcaacatgttgctggcgTGATTTCAgccattttattgttttcatttgcaatcGCACTTTCTATTTTTAACAGTTATCTTTAACGAATTACGtatttgcaaataataataaaaatgatatgccaaattaaaaagaTCGAGCTGCAGAATACCCTCTTCTCAAATATTAAAGTTGCCGAAGTTACGAGTggcttattgttattaatattatagtaataatttgtaataattCCATTGGTGATTTAATAAAAGGGCtcttaaaatgcatttgtctTGAAACAAAATGGCTTTAAGTCAGTATAACTTCATTTATTAATctttaacgataatatataCTCTTGACTTTTTAAAGTAAGGGGTACCAAAATAATTGGAAATCGATAAGAAAATCAGACTTTTTGCGTGGGGGGTTTGGGCTTCTTTAGATTGTAAATTTGAGACCCGCGATTTCAATCTAAACAAGAAGCTGATTAGGCCAGGTGTATCTATctctcatatatatatttaactgaTTTCTTGGGGGTCTTCGTACGCGCTTGCCAATAAATCTGATTGTTTGAGACTATCAATGGATAGATAGTGGTCAAGGTGCTATAAAAGCTGGGATCCCGAACCACACGGATCATAGTACTGCGATGACAAGAGGAGCGTTAAAAGTGACCATTTTACTGGTCGGATTGGGCCTGGTTTTGGCCGGATCTCGGCCTATTTCTGATTGCGTAAGTAACACTCATTTAGTTAAGTATTTGAGAACAATTTAATAAGAcatatttgttatatattatttggtttttcttttaaaagaTTCAAACcacttaattgcattttacttAAGAATTAAATAAGCAtcaatttcattgttttgcAGGGTGAGCGCATTGTGGACGATGGCTACCCAATGGAGCGCCACGAAGTGGTCACCAGTGACAACTACATCCTGACCATGCACCGCATTCCGTATTCCCCCAAAACGGGTGACTCTCCCAATCGACCGGTGGCCTTCCTCATGCACGGCATGCTGAGCTCCTCATCCGATTGGGTGCTCATGGGTCCAGAGCGATCCCTGGCCTACATGCTGGCCGATGCCGGCTACGATGTATGGATGGGCAACGCCCGAGGCAACACCTATTCCAAGGCGCACAAGTACTGGCCCACTTACTGGCAGATCTTCTGGAACTTCAGCTGGAACGAGATCGGCATGTACGACGTTCCGGCAATGATTGATTACGTCTTGGCGAAGACTGGACAGCAACAGGTGCAATATGTGGGCCACTCCCAAGGCACGACTGTCTATCTGGTGATGGTGTCCGAGAGACCCGAGTACAATGACAAGATCAAGTCCGCCCACCTTCTGGGACCCGCCGCCTATATGGGCAACATGAAGAGCCCCTTGACCCGCGCCTTTGCCCCCATTTTGGGCCAGCCCAATGCCATTGTGGAGGTCTGCGGATCCATGGAGTTCATGCCCAGCAACAAGTTCAAGCAGGATTTAGGCATCGAGATGTGCCAGGCCACTTCACCCTATGCCGACATGTGCGCCAACGAGATCTTCCTGATTGGAGGCTACGATACCGATCAGCTGGACTACGTAAGTATTTGGAGATGGCTCCAGTTCCATGTAACTTTTAATGATGTTCTCCATTTGTTCAGGAACTCCTTGAGCACATCAAGGCCACGTCTCCGGCTGGCGCATCCGTGAACCAGAACCTGCACTTCTGTCAGGAATACAACTCCGGAAAGTTCCGTAAATTCGACTACACCGCTCTCCGTAATCCGTATGAGTACGGCACCTACTTCCCTCCGGATTACAAGCTAAAGAATGCCAAGGCTCCGGTTCTATTGTACTACGGAGCCAATGACTGGATGTGCGACGTGAGCGATGTCCGCAAGTTGAGAGACGAACTGCCCAACATGGCGCTGGACTACCTGGTGCCGTTCGAGAAATGGGCCCATCTGGATTTCATTTGGGGCACTGAGGCCAGGAAATACGTGTACGACGAGGTCTTGAAGCAGATGCGATCCTACGaatagatttatttttcagGCAATAAATGGAACATTTGAGCTAGCAAACTTCGGGATTGATTAGTTCTCCTCCAACTCCATCTCCAGAACATACGATAATATTTTAGACTCCTCATTCTTAAGGGTATACTTTATGCGATAGAAACCCGGACTCATCAGCTTTTTGAGCAGCTTGACATTGAAGGGATAGTCCTCTAGCACATAGCGTTCCTTGGGCAAAGGACAGCTGCTGGGATGCGGGGCATTCGAGTATTCCTTAATCCGTTCGTAAAAGATATCCTTGTAGTAGCTCTTCATAAAGTCGCAAAGCTGCATCTCGAATGTCAAAACCTTCTCGTAGTCTCCCTCGCCATCCGGGGATCTTAAAACCTTGAGAATAACCTGTTGAAGGAATAatgataatataaatataaaattatatatataaaattatataaaatataaatataatataatataaactaCGTACCATCCAATCATTGTCGAGACGGTGCTTCAGTTCGAGATGTCCGCTGACTT
Protein-coding sequences here:
- the LOC6728228 gene encoding uncharacterized protein LOC6728228, whose amino-acid sequence is MKHQQVTVDYWTMFKTSGMCLLLAICGFVLLKMVQTIFWLPGHLKKNQQRLEELAKIYAKDISEEERAEIEKLFNSKEPLTEERINQLLDKPETSEPKKEQ
- the LOC6728229 gene encoding lipase 3, whose amino-acid sequence is MTRGALKVTILLVGLGLVLAGSRPISDCGERIVDDGYPMERHEVVTSDNYILTMHRIPYSPKTGDSPNRPVAFLMHGMLSSSSDWVLMGPERSLAYMLADAGYDVWMGNARGNTYSKAHKYWPTYWQIFWNFSWNEIGMYDVPAMIDYVLAKTGQQQVQYVGHSQGTTVYLVMVSERPEYNDKIKSAHLLGPAAYMGNMKSPLTRAFAPILGQPNAIVEVCGSMEFMPSNKFKQDLGIEMCQATSPYADMCANEIFLIGGYDTDQLDYELLEHIKATSPAGASVNQNLHFCQEYNSGKFRKFDYTALRNPYEYGTYFPPDYKLKNAKAPVLLYYGANDWMCDVSDVRKLRDELPNMALDYLVPFEKWAHLDFIWGTEARKYVYDEVLKQMRSYE
- the LOC6728230 gene encoding uncharacterized protein LOC6728230, which produces MGSSLCPVSYVAVLAIILLTSNIGVQAKRTIRIQKLEKVTEDTSFLRSRLRIAESEENELKVSGHLELKHRLDNDWMVILKVLRSPDGEGDYEKVLTFEMQLCDFMKSYYKDIFYERIKEYSNAPHPSSCPLPKERYVLEDYPFNVKLLKKLMSPGFYRIKYTLKNEESKILSYVLEMELEEN